A window from Gemmatimonadetes bacterium SCN 70-22 encodes these proteins:
- a CDS encoding thymidine kinase has translation MTTLQLTGGWIEVVAGVMFSGKTEELMRRVRRAMIARKRVQVFKSHLDDRYAGLFAVSSHDGRSVDAIPVDSSSQIAARIDPMAHVVAIDEAQFLDEGICEVATSLANRGRRVILAGTDTDFRGEPFGPMPRLLAIAEVVDKLHAICVLCGAPACRNQRLIHGEPAAWDSPVIMVGASDSYEARCRACHVVRRRDEGQQAFF, from the coding sequence ATGACGACGCTGCAGCTGACCGGCGGCTGGATCGAGGTGGTCGCCGGGGTGATGTTCAGCGGCAAGACGGAAGAACTCATGCGCCGCGTGCGGCGCGCAATGATCGCCCGCAAGCGGGTCCAGGTGTTCAAGTCGCACCTGGACGACCGCTATGCGGGGCTCTTCGCCGTGTCGAGCCACGATGGGCGCTCGGTCGACGCCATTCCGGTCGATTCGTCGTCGCAGATTGCGGCGCGGATCGACCCGATGGCGCACGTCGTCGCCATCGACGAGGCGCAGTTCCTTGATGAAGGGATCTGCGAAGTAGCCACGTCGCTGGCCAATCGCGGGCGTCGGGTAATCCTCGCCGGGACCGACACGGACTTTCGCGGCGAACCCTTCGGCCCCATGCCGCGCCTCCTCGCCATCGCCGAGGTGGTCGACAAGCTGCACGCGATCTGCGTGTTGTGCGGCGCCCCCGCCTGCCGCAACCAGCGCCTCATTCACGGAGAGCCGGCGGCGTGGGACTCGCCGGTGATCATGGTGGGGGCGTCGGACTCGTACGAAGCCCGCTGCCGCGCTTGCCATGTGGTGCGCAGGCGGGACGAGGGGCAGCAGGCGTTTTTCTAG